The DNA sequence ATGATGTTCTTTCTTTAGAAACATCTAATGCCATTCATATATATGGAATCTTCTGTGCCTTTTTAGGCTAGTCTCTCCTAATTGTGTGCATGTGTTGTTATCCCAAAAAGGGCTTAACTGTAAATTCTCTTTGTTTTGCAATGGACACTGAATTAACACACTGGCATCCAGACACACAATTAATGTATTCATGTGCAAATACCAATCAGGCAAACCATAATTAATCACCTAACAGCATTCGGTGTGATTAGAAAACAAACAGGGTTAAGTCTGGTATTGCAGTCACATACAGCTTGAGCCATATTAAGTAAAGACAAAGTGTAATGAATATTCAAGACTGTTAGAAAGCACTTTGTTTTCAGTATAAATTACAGATAcgtaaaaaatgttcagattaaaatgaaaatgaatgaagaGAAGAATCAAAGAGAGTCTTTCTTAGTTCTTCTGTGTTGCCCATTGGTAGAAACATGGCTAACCAGAAGCTGAGTGAGGAAGGGTGTGCACATGTCTGAGAGATTTCGTAATAGCAAAACGTGAAGGTGGGAAAATGCATCCAAagtaaagaaaactaaaaaaaaaaactattgactGATCTGCAGTAGTGCTACTGTgatgagaaacattttttttctaataacttCGGATGTAATGACTCATACTAAAATAAGTTCTGTTGTATTTTCACAGGATACTCCCAATAGAGAAGCATGTGTATTGGGAAATATTTGACAGGACAGGGCAGGTTTGACACAGACATGTTGCTGCTCTCAGAAAAACCCAGTCTGGCAGAGAGgctgagtgtgtacagtatgtgttggagACAGAAGATTAGGTTGGGAGTGCTTGCAAGAGAGGGGAGGGGCATTTTTACTAGAAcaagagtctgagaaaagcacaaaatataGATGTGTGAGTCACACATCTGCAGTGAAAGCTATACAATAGAAAAAGCAACACAGAATTAATTCTGGTTTTATCTAAAGTAATATTCAACCATTACTGCAGCTCGATTCACTTGTCTTCATTCATGTTGAATAAGCATTttcattgaatttaaaatgcttCTCGTCACAGGGATGTGTTATACTGCTAGCTGAGAGTTATTCCATTTGAACTTCCTGCAGGTGTCAGTTCATATTGAATGTGGGTTCAAAGGCACTACTTTGTCTCCTGCTTCCTATTTACTTCACCCCATGCTAAATAAGCCTCCCATGGCTCTCGACTGTTTTCACTGTTCAGACTGCTCTTTGTCCCACTAACTAcccttaaaaggaaaaaaactccTTTTCAAAATTCATTAGCATTAGAGAGGACAATTAAAGGGGGAGGCAGTGATGTCACAGAACTTTGAATTTACTTTACTGAAGTCACCGAACTAAAGCTTAATACAGTTTGTAGCTTATTTCTATTAATTTGCTTCTTTTGTAGGCTCACTTTCTTGCAATCATACAAAATCCCTTCATTGTCTCTTTTTTAGTAATACTGGCATTTTATTATTGCTAtgattaaaattattataataattccttacacttatttaATGATCTTCTTGACACTCCACTAAAAGtgccttacaggtaatggggactcctgtCCACCATCACCCATGATGATGGTGGATGATGcaacgacagccatagtgcaccagtacgcttaccacacaccagctccgtggggaggagaacagagtgatgaagccagtccagagatggggattattaggaggccatgattggtaaaggccagcaggaaatttgggcaggacacctctactcttttctagaaatacccttggatttttaatgaccgtggagagtcaggacctcggttttatgtctcattctTAGGACGGCAccctttttacagtctagtgtcccaaTCACTGCACTGGGGCTTTAGaatccacatggaccgcagggtgagcacagtTTTGCAAAATTCTGCCTTTTCAACACCGTATTAAAAAATACCACATCTTGTCAGTTACCAGAATATATAAAGCAGATGAGTCAGTCATTCAGTAAATAACTTGTTGCTGCATGTTACTCAGAAAGCATTAGGTACTCCTATTCTgtggagaagaaaataaaatgtcatgaaTATCTGCTGTAAAATGTAGTATTAATGTCTTAGTGCATGACTTACTGTATGCCTTCAACATAGTTGCACCTGAATGTTACCGTTTACATAATAACCATAAGCAGGGCCAGTCCTAGCTTTTTGGGGGCCCTTGGCAAGATCTTGGTAAAGAGGCCCCTCCAGATCATGATTTGCGCATTCGCTACTATGATCAGCTCCCAGCCCATCCTTGTCGTACTATTtagaacaattaaataaatgaattatatactgtaactagaaAGTTGTCACgattgtcatccctcctctagtattttagtttcattatcacgtacacctgccccttgttcctgCCCCTATTATTTAAACCTTGTGCCTCTGAAGCTCAGGGCTTTGCATTGGAATATGGATGTCCGGAGGCCCACCTAGCATCAAGTCGCCCTACGTCCGTGGCTTGAAGGCTTAGGCTTCTGAACAGTGTCCTGAACAGCTGAGTCCGGTGCTCAGAGTGCCTGACCTCGTCGCTCCATTTTTTAACTTCCTTGTCCCTGatcctgttcctgtttttattcttgtCATGTCTTGTGTTGGATGGATCAGGTTTTGGATTTTGAACTGCTCCCTGATTTGCCCTTTGAACTTTTTGGGACTTGTTCGCCTGCGCTCGCCCCATGCACCTGGATCACTGTCTGCACTGCCCCCTGTTCACCATCCCTTCTATTCCTCACCGCAATGTCCCTGTAGCCcttctccagtcacttccggattataccgtctgcacagggtcctaaaccACGCAGTTCACGGGAGTCGTGACCGGCTCCCGTtacaaaaaatctttttttaaccaGCTGAACACATGATAACttacaaatgaaaacaagaagTACACAGTTTACAAAGACAGCATGTATTTTAACATGGAAAGTAATTTGCTTTGTTGAGAGGTCTCTGTGAACTCTGTACACACTTGTTCTGCTGAAGCTGCAATATTTTATAAGGTGGACATTCAGAACAGGTTTGAACTGGATTGGAAGAATGCTGGACACAAgggctactatgtaattctatactgtTATACAGGAATGTGTGCTATGAACCTAAGTAACCAATTGCATTAAAAGAAGTTATCTTTAGCAAATAGGGAATTAAGAagatgtgcgtgattttggaacactgcCAATCTGATGAGTACAGGGAAGCGTGATAGATGACAagtatttaaggactgttctagttTAAGTACTTTGAGAAATATACACAGATCATCTCTGTGTGTTTCACTCTCATGcagatgaaataaaaacttatttaaaaCTTAGAGGAAGCGGGAAAAATGTCTCCAACACCTGAACTGTAACTTCTAGTAAAAAACATCAAGTAGtctgcaatggaacaagtaataggattattccatgctgaaaagggaagaaagaaaacaacgtttcaactgtggagccttcttcaggtgtcttacTCGTCTTgtcccacctgaactacttcaacctCAAGTAGTCTATGTGTCTGTCTAGAAAATCTGGCTTGTCTACCGTTCGTTAGTTACATGGATCTGATCGACGCAAAACCAAATGAAATGCAAACGAATTATCACAGTGATTTGATCTGTTGCTCCTCAGTTTATCCTGTTCTTTTCTTCACTTCCTTTACTCAGCGCCTGATATACGCAATTTTGGACGTGTGGTACCATTTGCAACcacataattttaattataaaccATTACAACACAGAATGCAatgcaagttaaaaaaatcacttgtaATGTTTCATTACATGTTAGATGTAGATGCCATGACAGATTAATAAACTGATCATCACAGTATTTACtactttcaaaaatgaaattcagaatAGCATTCGGTTTAGAAGCAGCTGAAACCACACCGATACTCATCTTACAACAAAGAGTCATTTACTACATAGTGAAATAAACTGCTACACTTACATTCACAACTAATAATATTGTAATGACCGTGGGGTTTGATACAGAATATAGCAGGCATAGGACTCGGGAAGGGGTctaacaacacatttattaaccagAAGCGGGGAAAGATACCCACACAGGGGACAGAGGTTACAGCACTACACCACCACTAAAAGACATGAAGGGAAGAGGCTGTCTGCCAGCCTCCGTCACACTATATACAGTCCCCTAGTCCCGCCCCCAGGTGCTATTCTCAGCCTGCCTTGCGTGAGCATGGCTAAAGTGACCCCTGCGGCGCTAcaatattataatttataaaaaactTTAACAGTCTAGATTAGCAAAGCAGCAACAGAAAGAGCCACTGGAGGGAAAATTTGTTTCATATTTACGAAAGGTTccgatttaaaaatattttgtgttgcaCATTAAGAGGGGCCCCGGGCAGACATCTAGTTTGTCGTTAAGCCAGCAGctaaatcaccctgcagctcaaaatggacaacccactgaagttcagcaggtgtgacccaggtggtcagtacctgaatgggagacctcctgggtaaACCTAAGGAggcttctggaagaggtgttagtggggccagcagggggcgctcaccctgcggtccatgtgggtcctaatgccccagtatagtgacggggacactagactgtaaataTTATGCCTTCCTTTGGAAGGGACGTAAAACCgagctcctgactctctgtggtcatgaaaAACCCCAGGGGGTGtctcaaaaaaaagcagttgtataaccccggtgtcctggccaaaattccccttggcctttaccaatcagggcctcctaataatccccaggctccacagccaaaaagtTTTCCTTGCAGCATGGAATGAATCCATTACTTGTTCCAACATTTAGTAATACTCCCCACTGCCCCTCTCCAATTCCCCTTGAAATCATGTCATTTATGTGATCATGAATGTCAGTATTTACAAGTGAGAAACTCAAGCTACTTTATTTCGATAGTTGTTTATGGACCAGTGTCTTCCAAATGAACTCCCAAGTCCAATCCCGccacctccctctctccctccagaGAGCAGAAGCCAAGACCACAGATTATCCCGCTCTAAAGCCACTTCCTGGATTGCGTGACATCAGTCCTGTGTGAGGAGCAGGCAGTATTGCCGCAGTAAGTGGAGGTACGAAGTCAGTTCCCCTACAGTCGCTGCAAGGGGAACAGCACTGCCGCTGAATCCAAGCAGCACCTGCAGTATTAATTACCTTCCTCAGTGGTCAGATTACCAAGACGAAGGAGAGGGAGCAGACTGTGGTTCTGGAAGAGGTTTCAGAGCTGGATGCAGAAAAGCCCTCTTACTGCAATAATCATTACATTGAGCTGTTAAGCAGTGTTTTTGCCACCATTCCTTCTAGAAAGAAGCAGCTGTAAGCGTCTTAGACATCATTAAGAGTGAATAAGAAAAAGGCTGAGGAGGACCAGAATTCACTTCTCCCTTTATTATGCTCCAGTTACAGCTTTGTTCTGTGTACAAGGTCTGAATCTCCACCCAGCTACCAGCAGCAGCGCAGAGACCACAAGCACAGTGGAGGCAGCTACTGCCAGCAAGCCATAGCTGAAGACCTGGGGCACTGAGGAGAGAGCAGGCAGCAGTCAGTACACAGCCAGAGCAACACGCCAACACCGCTCACACAGTGGAGCCTCTCACCTTCGGACCAGAGCCGATGCGCTTCACCCTGGGCTGGGAGCTCAGAGGCAGTCAGGATCACTTCTCCACTAGAGACCACTGCAGTGTCTTTGGAGGAGCCCCCGCGTGCTGCAGCAGCCCTTCCTGGAAGAGGAACAGAAGAACTGCTGGGAGGACCGACGACCAGGATTCAGCAGCCAACAGGTACCCCTCAGCTGGAGCACTGGAGCCGACATGCGACAGGTACTCACTCCTCCTGCTGCAGGTTGGGACACAGCGGTCAGTAGCAGTCGGCTGGCACACTGCTGCACTGCAGTGGATGTAGAcctggagagagcagagcagggGTGAGAGAAGGTCAGCTGCCCTCGGGGATCAAGCTGGTGCCTCCCAGCCACGGCTCCTTACCGTCTCCTTCAGGGGGAGCTGGGAGGCAGGGTCCACAAAAGTGAACATCCGGACCATGAAGCGCTGGTAGTGCGTTGGGTACAGCAGCCCTGAGGAGCCGCCCACAGGGATCAGAGTGGTCTGGTAGTCGTCATCTCTGTATGGGCAcctgcagcaggaggagaaggGTGAGAGCTCTGCCAGCAGGGGTCAGCAGTGGGGAATCCAGCAAGAGCTACAGGAGGACAGGTTACCCAGCAACCAGGAGGCTCCACTGGGGCTGGCTCAGAGGGCTTGGGGTGGAAGTGGCCCAGCAGTCTCCCAGCGTCAGGACAATATTGGGATCCGTCCTCTGCAAGATGTGAACCTCCACATACACAGGATCCTGCAGGACCTTGGTCACAGGGTAGTCACCCTCACTGTAGTAGGAGTCATACTGCTCTCctgaggaggaggaaggagcTTTAGCACTATTTCACCCTGCAGGGCAGCTGAGCAGAGCTGAAGGCTCAGCACAGGTACCTCTTGCCAGTTGGAGCTCCACACGGAGGGGTCCTGGGGCCACTGCTGGAGGGGGTGGAGAGACCGTATAGACCACTGCCTGCAGAGGAACCAGCTCATCATCTGCATACCTGCACTGGAAGAACAGCCTGCAGGAAGAAGCCAGCCATCAGGAACTGGCACAGGCCGAGGGGAGCCGAGGAAGGAGAAGGCAACCTGCCCACCTGTAGGCACTGTCCCTCGTGATGGAGCCATCAGGTCCCGGCCTCACCTCGAAGCTGGAGTTCATCAGGTTCTCATACACTACAGCACCAGCCTCCACCTGGAACAGGGGTGGGGACATGACAGGCACAGCCTGCACACACTGGCACTCTGGGAACAAGACACTGGCTGCAACTCACCCTCATCCTGGTGCCACAGGCACTGACTGGGAACTTGAACATGGCGAAGCCAGCAGTGGTGCCAACAGGGCCACAGGCTGCACTGCCACCCCCCAGCAGACTGACCGAGTCCAGGCTCAGCGGAGGGCTGGTGGCATTCCTGGACACCACAACCACAAACTGACCATCCCTGGTGCACTGCACAGTCACTGAGGGGATACAAAGGCTGGATTCAGTCCCATTATAAAAAAAGGAGCCCTGCTCTGAAGTGCTCAGGTTACACAAACCCACCATCATTCCCATAGTAGCAGCGCCTCTGGCTTGTCTGATCAAAGCAACAGTTTCCTGCTTCACAGTCGGCTCTCGTGACGGTTGGGTCTCCACACACCACCTTGTCATTATCGCTCACCAGACATTTCTGATTCTGGGCTAGAGCCACATCCAGcaacacaaaaagcaaagcacacagactccacacttTCCCACTAACCCCAGACTTCTCCATGGCGGAACTCGGAGAGGAACTAGAGGAAAGCCGCGCTCAGCGCCTTAAGTTCTCTCTGCGCGCTGATTGGCTGAGCTCGGCGATTGGACAGCAGCAGGCTGAAGCGGGCGCACGAGGACGTCAGACGCTCTGCGCGTCTCCAGGGTCAGGAATTGAGTCCAGGTGCGCAGATCGCTCTGCTGGTTCCCTCCAGCGTCATTC is a window from the Lepisosteus oculatus isolate fLepOcu1 chromosome 3, fLepOcu1.hap2, whole genome shotgun sequence genome containing:
- the LOC138237676 gene encoding zona pellucida sperm-binding protein 4-like, whose amino-acid sequence is MEKSGVSGKVWSLCALLFVLLDVALAQNQKCLVSDNDKVVCGDPTVTRADCEAGNCCFDQTSQRRCYYGNDVTVQCTRDGQFVVVVSRNATSPPLSLDSVSLLGGGSAACGPVGTTAGFAMFKFPVSACGTRMRVEAGAVVYENLMNSSFEVRPGPDGSITRDSAYRLFFQCRYADDELVPLQAVVYTVSPPPPAVAPGPLRVELQLARGEQYDSYYSEGDYPVTKVLQDPVYVEVHILQRTDPNIVLTLGDCWATSTPSPLSQPQWSLLVAGCPYRDDDYQTTLIPVGGSSGLLYPTHYQRFMVRMFTFVDPASQLPLKETVYIHCSAAVCQPTATDRCVPTCSRRRRAAAARGGSSKDTAVVSSGEVILTASELPAQGEAHRLWSEVPQVFSYGLLAVAASTVLVVSALLLVAGWRFRPCTQNKAVTGA